The Deltaproteobacteria bacterium DNA segment TGGCCGCCCACGTCGTAGTTGGTTTCCACCACCAGGACGGACGCGCCGGCCTCCGCCGCGACGATGGCGGCGGGCAGTCCGGTGGCGCCCGATCCGATGATGACGACATCCGCCGAAAGGTCCGGTTCCTTCCGTAACCCTGCTGATTCCTGTGCCATCGAGTCTTACTCCTTCCTTGATCGGCTCCGCGGATTCGTCGCGCTCACCTGAACGCGGGTATGACCTTGGTCGCGAAGAGCTCGACGCTGCGAAGCTCGTCGTGGGTAAAGTAATGGATGAATTCCGTGACGCCAAGCTCCACGAAGCCCATGATACGTTGAATGCACTCCTCCGGGGTCCCCGCGATGCGGGCGTCGAGGTAGGCGGTGTGCGGCAGCGCCAGCGCCTCGGCGGCGCGGTCGTATGCCTCCCGGTCCTCGCCGATGATCGTGCCGGCCCACAGCGAGCGTCCGATCTCCGCGGGATCGCGCCCCGCCTCTTGGCAGTGTCTTTCGAGAAAACCCAGCTTCCGCCGGTACTGCGCCGGGCTGATGGGAGTCTGGATGTTCCAGCGGTCGGCGCACCGTGCCGCCACCCGCAGCATCGTCCGCGATCCGCGGGCGCCGATGGTGATGGGCGGGCGGGGCGTTTGCAGCGGCTTGGGGCTGCAATAGGCGTCCTCGGTCCGGAAGTGCTTGCCCTGGAAAGTGACGGTCTCCTCCGCCCACATGCGTTTGACGATGGCCACGGCTTCGGTCAACTGCCCCGCGCGCTGATCCATGCCCGGGAAGGCAAAACCGTAGGCCGTGTGCTCTTCCTCGAACCAGCCGGCACCCATGCCCAGCTCCAGCCGTCCGCCGCTGATGACGTCCAGGCACGCGGCCATCTTCGCCAGCAGCGCCGGGTTCCGGAACGACACGTTGGAGCAGAGGGTGCCGAGACGGACGCGCCGGGTCAGCG contains these protein-coding regions:
- a CDS encoding TIGR03560 family F420-dependent LLM class oxidoreductase; protein product: MAPRVSFGVTPIQTGVDFHHIREVALRAEELGFDSVWLNDHFFTSKLFHPLPPPTAPFYESWVTLSALAPLTRRVRLGTLCSNVSFRNPALLAKMAACLDVISGGRLELGMGAGWFEEEHTAYGFAFPGMDQRAGQLTEAVAIVKRMWAEETVTFQGKHFRTEDAYCSPKPLQTPRPPITIGARGSRTMLRVAARCADRWNIQTPISPAQYRRKLGFLERHCQEAGRDPAEIGRSLWAGTIIGEDREAYDRAAEALALPHTAYLDARIAGTPEECIQRIMGFVELGVTEFIHYFTHDELRSVELFATKVIPAFR